The segment CCTCGACCGCGATCAGCATGACGGTCTGACCGTCGCGCTGGAGCGCCGTGATGCGCTCCGCGGACGCGCCGAGGTCGACGCGGAGCTCGTCCATGAGCACGCGGTTGCCGAGGGCGACCCGACGGCCGTCGACCAGCCCGGTCACACCCTTGCCGGTCAGCGAGGCGAAGTCGACGACACCCGCCGGTCGCACGCCGCGCTCGGCGGCCCCGGCGACGATCGCCGCGGCGAGTGGATGCTCGCTCGCGCGCTCGAGGCTCGCCGCGAGCCGCAGCATCTCGGCGTCGCCTTCGACCGTCACGAGGCGCGGCTTCCCTTCCGTGAGGGTGCCGGTCTTGTCGACGACCAGGGTGTCCACCCGCTCCATCGTCTCGAGCGCCTCGCCGTTCCGGATCAGGACCCCGGCGTGCGCGCCGCGTCCGACGCCGACCATGATCGACATCGGCGTCGCGAGCCCGAGCGCGCACGGGCACGCGATGATCAGGACCGCGACCGCCGCCACGAGCGCGTGGGCGAGGCGCGGCTCGGGACCGACGAGGAACCAGAGCGCGAAGCTCGCCGCCGCGACCAGCCCGACCGCCGGGACGAACCAGGCCGACACGACGTCGGCGAGGCGTTGGATCGGGGCGTGGCTGCGTTGCGCTTCGCTCACCATCCGCACGATGTGGGCGAGAAGCGTGTCCTGCCCGACGCGCTCCGCGCGCATGACGAAGCCGCCGGTGCCGTTCACCGTCCCGCCCGTCACCTTGTCCCGGGGTCCCTTGGCGACCGGGATGGGCTCGCCCGTCACCATCGACTCGTCTACGGCGCTCGTGCCGTCGAGGACGATCCCGTCGACGGGCACGCGCTCGCCGGGCCGGACGCGCAGCCGGTCGCCGACCTCGATGTCGGCGAAGGCGACGTCGTGCTCGCTGCCGTCGGGGGCGAGACGGCGCGCCTGCTTGGGGGCGAGGTCGAGGAGCTCGCGGACGGCGCCGGCGGTCTGGCCGCGGGCGCGGAGCTCGAGCACCTGGCCGACCAGCACGAGCGTGGTGATGACGGCGGCCGCTTCGAAGTAGAGCGGCGTCCCGTGGCCGCCCGAGCTCGGCACGAGGTGCGGGAAGAGCGTCGCGAAGAGGCTGTAGCCGTACGCCGCGCCCGTGCCGATGGCGATGAGCGTGAACATGTTGAGGCGCCCCGTGCGGAGCGACGTCCAGCCGCGCGCGAAGAAGGGCGCGCCGCCCCATGCGACGACCGGCGTCGCGAGCGCGAGCTGGAGCCAGGCGAGGACCGACCAGGAGACGCGGTGCTGGAGCGGCATGCCCGGCAGCAGATCGGACATCGCGAGGAGAAAGAGCGGGGCGGTCAGCACCGCGCTCGCGACCAGGCGGCGTCGCATGTCGTCGAGCTCGGGGTTCGCCTCCTCGGGCGCGTGGAACGCGAAGGTCTTCGGCTCGAGGGCCATGCCGCAGATCGGGCAGCTGCCGGGCCCGAGCTGCACGACCTCGGGATGCATCGGACAGGTGTACTCGCGCGCGGCCTCGGCCGCCGAGGGCGGGGCCGCGGGGCGCGGCGCGAGCCAGCGCGCGGGATCGGCCTCGAACTTCGCGCGGCAGCCGGCGCTGCAGAAGTAGTAGGGCGTTCCCCGAAGCTCGGTGCGGTGCGGCGTCGCCTCGGGGTCGACCGACATGCCGCAGACGAGGTCGTGCGCGGTCTTCACGAGGAACGCACTATTCCACATCGGAGGCGGGCGCGCTTGCCACGGAAACTAGAACGTGTTCTACTTCCGCGGTCTCGAAATTCCGCCGCGTCCCGCGCCGCGGCGCCGCCGCGGCACCGCCGATCAGAAGGAGATCTCGTGGGCAGAAATCCGTTGCACACCAAGCTCTGCGACATGCTCGGGATCGACTTTCCGATCATCGCGTTCACCCACTGCAAGGACGTCGTGGCCGCCGTCGTCAACGCCGGCGGCTTCGCGGTCCTGGGCGAGGCGATGCACACGCCCGACGGCATCGCGTCCGACATCAGGTGGATCCGGAGCCGCGTCGGCGACAAGCCCTTCGGCATCGATCTCGTGCTGCCGGCTTCGGCGCCCGACGCTTCCACGCTGGAGCAACTTCTCGCCAAGATCCCCGACGAGCACAAGCGCTACGCCGCCTACATCAAGGAGAAGTACAACGTCCCCGACCCCAAGGGGCAACAGGCGTTGCATCAATGGGGCGGTCTGACGCACGAAATCGCGCGCAAGCAGCTCGACGTGATCCTCGACGAGCGCGTCCCGGTGTTCGTGTCCGGCCTCGGCAGCCCGGCGTTCATGCTGAAAGCGGCGCATGAGCGCGGCATGAAGGTGTTCGGCCTCATCGGGAAAGCGCGGCAGGCGAAGCGCGAGATCGAGGCCGGCGTGGACGTCATCATCGCGCAGGGCTACGACGCCGCCGGACACACGGGGCCGATCGGGACCTTTTCGATCGTTCCCGAGGTCGTGGCCATCGCGGGCGACACCCCGGTCGTCGCGGCGGGCGGCGTCACGACGGGACGGCACCTCGCGGCGTCGATATGCCTCGGCGCCGCGGGCGTCTGGACCGGGACCCTCTGGCTCGCGGCGCGGGAGTCCGACAACGACATGATCATCAAGGAGAAGCTCGTCGCGGCGACGGCCGACGACACGGTCTACTCGAAGAGCGTGTCGGGCTTCGCGATGCGCGTGCTCAAGTGCCCGTGGACGGAGGAATGGGCGAAGCCGGAGGCGCCGCGCGTCCTGAACTCGCCGTACCAGATGCTGCTGAGCTCCGACTACATCCAGGGGGCCAACGACCATCGGCGCGCCGATCTCATGTTCGAGGCCGCCGGGCAGGGCGTGAGCTTCATCGATTCGATGAAGCCGGCGAAGCAGATCGTCAACGACATGGTGGAGGAGGCGCTCTCGGTGTTCGAGGAGATCACCGGCGAGTCGGCCGGCGCCTGACCCGAGCATGGCGGCGACCGAGTCCCTTCCGGGCAGCATGCCGACCCTGCCGGGCTTCGACGATGCCCGCGCCGGCAAGCGCGCCGAGTGCGACGGCGGCGGCGCCATCACGGGCACGCGCTACGCCGGACGCGAGGAGTTTGCCGGCACGCTCACCGGCGACTACGTCGATCACGGCGACCCGCCGTGGCGCTGGTACCTGCTGAAGGACCTCGTGCGTCGGCCCGAGGGCTATCCCGGCAATGCCGTGTGGTGCCTCGCCGAGAACCTCTTCGTCGAAGGCGAGCCGGTCTAGGATGACGCTCCGGATCGTGGTCTGCGCGAAGGAGGTCCTCGACCCCGACGCGGTCAATAACTACGCGCTCGAGGGCCGACTCGTGATCGGTGACGACGGGAAGTCGTTGACCCAGGCGTCCATTCCGCGCCTCATGAACGCCTACGACGAGCAGGCGATCGAGGCGGCGCTCCGCATCCGCGAGGCGGGCGTGGCGTGTACGGTCACCGTCGTCTCGGTCGGCGAGGCTCAGGACATCCTGAAGCACGCGGCGTCGCTCGGGATCGACGAGCCCGTCGCGATCCAGGCGGATCCGGCGGGGCTCGATCATCACGGCATCGCGAAGCTCCTCGCCGCGTTCGTGCGGTCGCGGGGCGGAGCGGATCTGGTGCTCTGCGGGCGGCAGGCCTCCGACGACGACCAGGGCCTCGTGCCCGCGCTCCTCGCCGAGTACCTCGGGACGCCCGCGGTCACGATCGCGCGTTCGGTCGAGGTGACGGCGGCGGGTGAGGGCTTCGCGGTGGGGGTCGTGCGGGTGACGCCCGACGGCGACGAGACGGTTGCGGTCGCGGCGCCGGCGGTGGTGACGATCAGCAACGAGCTCGGCCAGGCGCGCTATCCGACGATGGCGGGGCGCATGGCGGCGCGGAAGAAGAAGATCGGGCTCGTGACGCCGGCGGAGCTCGGGATCGCGGCCGAGTCGCTGCGGCCGCGCGTCACCCTCGCGAAGCAGTTCGTGCCGACGGTCAAGAGCGCCTGCGAGATGATCGCCGGGGCGACGCCCGACACGGCCGCCCAGGCGCTGATCGCGCGCCTCCGCGCGGAGAACGTGCTCCGATGACCCGCGTCGTCGTCTGCACCTGGGGCACGAGCGGCGGCGCCGAGGAGCTGCTGACGCTCGCGCGCGGCGTCGCGACGACGGTCGACGCGACGCTCGGCTGGCTGCTCCTCGGGCCGGCGCCGCACGACCTGACGGAGATCGCGAGCCGGCAGGACGTGCCGGTCGTCGACCACATCGAGGACGACAAGCTGCAATCGTTCGGCGGCGACGTGGCGGTGGCGGCGATCGCCGACTACGCCAGGCAGCACGACTTCCGGCTGCTGCTCGTGCCGCAGACGTTCGACGCGCGGGTGCTCGCGCCGCGGCTCGCGGCCCGCATCGACGCGGGCGTCGTGATGAACGGCGTCGGCGTGAGCGTCGATGGCGGCGCGCTCACGGTGACGGCCTCGGCGTATGGGGGCGACACGCGAGTCGTCTACGCGCTCGCGGGCGAGGGGCGGTTCGTGGTCGGCGTGTCGACCAGCGCGCTCGCGGCGGAGCCGGCGCCGAAGCCCGCCACGGCGGTCACCAAGCATTGCGTCGTCGATCTCTCCGGCGTCGCGGAGCGAGTCCAGGTCGTGGCGCGGAGCGAAGCCGCCGGCCCGCGCATCGAGGAGGCCGACGTCATCGTGGCCGGCGGGCGCGGCCTCGGGGAGAAGGCCAACTACCGGCTGGTCCACGAGCTCGCGGACGCCCTCGGCGGCATGGCCGCCGCCTCGCGGCCGATCGTCGACGAGGGCTGGGCCGAGCCGGCCCGCCAGGTCGGGCTCACGGGCAAGATCACGCGGCCGACGCTCTACATCGCGGCCGGCATCTCGGGCGCGAGCCAGCACATGGTGGGCTGCGCCGCCGCGAAGACGCTGGTCGCGATCAACCGCGACCCCGACGCCGCGATCTTCCGCTACGCGCGCTACGGCATCGTGGGCGACTGCCTCGAGATCTTGCCGGCTCTGACCCGCGCGGTGAAAGGATAGGTGCTTCACCATGGCTGACCGCATTCCCGTCGCCGACGGGCTCTTCGCCGAGACCAAGGACGGCGCGCGGCTCATCGGCTCGCGCTGCGCGTCCTGCGGCACGCCGTACTTCCCGAAGGTCGACTGGTGCCGGCACCCCGAGTGCGCGGCGTCGAAGATCGAGGACGCGGGCTTCGGTCCGGACGGCACGATCTGGAGCTGCGCGATCCAGGACTATCCGCCGCCCGCGCCGGCCAAGTTCGACAAGCCCTACAAGCCGTACGCGATGGCGGTCGTGGATCTCGCCGACGGGCTCCGCGTGCTCGGGCAGATCAAGACCGACGACATCCGCAGCGTGAAGCCCGACATGAAGGTCACGCTCGTCGTCGACGCGCTCTGCCACGACGACGCCGGCAACGAGGTCGTCACCTGGAAGTTCGAGGTCAACCATGCGTGAGGTCGCCGTCATCGGCCTCGGGATGCATCCCTGGGGCAAGTTCGGAGACAAGTCGGTGCAGCAGCTCTGCCGCGTCGCCGTCGACGCCGCCTTGAAGGATGCCGGCGTCGCGTGGCGCGACATCGAGGCCGTCGCGGCGGCGAGCTCGAGGTTCTCGGGGGGTCGCGGCTGGGGACTCAACGGCAACGACGTCATCGACGACATGGGCGCGACCGGCATCCCCGTGTACAACCTCTCGGCCGGGTGCGCGGCGGGCGGCAACGCCTTCAACGTCGGGACGATGCTCGTCGCGAGCGGACAGCACGACATGGTGCTGGTCGTCGGCGGCGAGAAGATGCCGAAGGGATTCATCCAGACCTCCGGCGTGGAGGAGACCACCGACCCGGAGTATCTCCGCCAGGTCTGCATCGGCGTTCCCGGCCCTACGTTCTGGGCGTTCATGTGCCGCCGCCGCATGGCGGACCATGGCACCACCGAGGAGCAGCTCGCGAAGATCGCCGTGAAGGCGCGGAAGCTCGCCGTTCACAATCCCAACGCCCGCTTCCGCAAGGAGACGAGCGTGGAGGAGGTCATGGGTTCGGCGCTCGTGAGCTACCCGCTCCGGCTTTTCGAGATCTGCCCCGTGAGCGACGGCGCCGCCGCGGTCGTGATCTGCTCGGCCGAGAAGGCCCGCCGGCTCACCACCAGGCCGCTCTGGGTCGCGGCGAGCGCGATCGCGACCGCGCGCTTCGACGACGGCATCCCGCGCGGACTCGCCGGCGCGGTGCCGAAGGATGGCAAGGCGTACCACAGCGAGGCCGCGGCCGCCGTCCGCAAGGCGATGGAGAAGGCCGCGATCGGTCCTGAGGGCATCGACCTGATCGAGCTCCAGGACAACACCGTCTACTACGAGCTCTCCTTCCCGGAGGAATGGGGCTTCTGCGAGCCCGGCGAGGCGGAGCACCTCCTCGAGAGCGGCGCGACCTTGCCGACCGGCCGGTTGCCGATCAACCCGAGCGGCGGCTTCATCTCGTTCGGCGAAGCGACGACCGCGCAGGGGCTCTTCCAGATCTGCGAGCTCGGCTGGCAGCTCCGCGGTGAGGCGGGCGGCCGCCAGGTGCCGGACGCCAAGGTGGGCCTGGCGCAGACGCTCGGGCTCGGCGGCAACGGGTCAGGGACGATCCTCAAGCGCTGAGCCGTTTCCGTCGAGTGCGAAGACTGCACGTGGCATCGCTCGTGCGTGGGGCGGGAGGGCGCTTCGCGGGCTCAGCAGATACTCGACTCCCACCGTTCAATGGCACCTTGCGCAGGGTCGCGTAGCGCATCTGACGAGCCCGCGAAGCGCCCTCCCTCCCCACACCGCACCGCCGCAGCGCAATCTGCAAACACCGAAGACGCCACCGAGCGTCGGCGTTTCGGGGATGACGTCATCTGGGTTTTGCAGATCGCGCAGCGTCGGTGAGCAGCGGGGCTGGGGTGACACCTCGGCAGGTCGTCAGATCCGCTACGCGGCCCTGCGCGAGGTGCCCTTGAACGGCGCGGAGTCGAGGATCTGCTGACCTGCCGAGGTGTCACCCCGGCCCCGCCGAGCAGCGACCCCCGTGCGATCTACTCAAACCGAGGGCGGCACCGTGGCGTGCCGGATGCTCTGGCCCTTGACCATGAAGACCACCATCTCCGCGATGTTCGTCGCGTGGTCGGCGATGCGCTCCAGGTACTTCGACACGAAGAGGATGCGCATCGCGCGCGTGATCGTGTGGGGGTCCTCGATCATGTACGAGAGCAGCTCGCGGAAGATCTGGCCGTTCAGCTTGTCGACTTCGTCGTCGCTCCGGCAGACCGCGAGGGCCATGTCCGGGTCCTCGCGCACGAAGGCGTCGAGGCTCTGGCGCAGCATGCCGAGCGCGATGTCCGCCATGCGGGGGATGTCGATGTAGGGCTTCAGTGGAGGCTCGGCGGCGAGCTCGACCGCGCGCTCGCTGATGCTCACGGCGCGGTCGCCGAGGCGCTCGAGGTCGGTGGTGATCTTGAGGGCGGTCGTGATGAAGCGGAGGTCGCGCCCGGCGGGCTGGCGGAGGGCGAGCAGCCGGAGGCACATGTCGTCGATCTCGCCGTCGAGGGCATTCACCTCGGCGTCCTTCTGGATCGTCGCTTCGGCGAGGGGACGATCGCGTCGGACGAGGGCCTCGATCGCCTTCGCGATCTGCTTCTCGACGAGGCCGCCCATCGACAGGATACGCTGCCGGAGGTCGTTCAGCTCTTCTTCATACTGGCGGTCGGTGTGTGCGGCCATCGTTGGTTACCCGAAGCGACCCGTGATGTAGTCCTCGGTTTCCTTCCGTGCCGGCGTCGTGAACACCTTCTGCGTGGGTCCGAACTCGACGAGCCGGCCGAGGTACATGAAGGCGGTGTAGTCCGAGACGCGGGCTGCCTGCTGCATGCTGTGGGTGACGATCACGATCGTGTACTTCTCGCGCAGCTCGTGGATCAACGCCTCGATCTTGGTGGTGGCGATCGGGTCGAGGGCGGAGCAGGGCTCGTCCATGAGGACGACCTCGGGAGCGACCGCCAGGGTGCGTGCGATGCAGAGCCGTTGCTGCTGACCGCCCGAGATGCTGACGCCCGAGGCGCGCAGGCCGTCCTTCACCTCGTCCCAGAGGGCGGCCTGGCGGAGGCTCTGCTCCACGATGCCCGCGAGCTCGTCGCGGTCCCGACGGATGCCGTTCAAGCGGAGCCCGGCCGCGACATTGTCGAAAATGGACATCGTGGGGAAGGGATTCGGGCGCTGGAAGACCATGCCGACCCGCCCGCGGACGGAGACGGGGTCGACGCCGGGACCGTAGATGTCCTCGCCGTCGAGCAGCACCCGTCCGGCGACGCGCGCGCCCGGGACCGTCTCGTGCATGCGGTTCAAGCACCGGATGAACGTCGATTTGCCGCAGCCCGAGGGCCCGATGATCGCCGTGACCCGGTGCTCGGGCAGCACGAGATCGATGTCGTGGAGGGCCTGGGTGGTCCCGAACCAGGCGCGTAGCCCGGCGACCTCGAGCTTATTGGGACTGACGTCGTTCATCGTCCGTGCGCGATCTTCCCACGGGTCAGCAATCGGACCGAAAGGCTGGTGGCGCCGATCAACGTCATGAGGACCAGCGCTCCGGCCCATGCCTGACGATGCCAGTCGTCGAAGGGCGAGATCGCGTAGGTGTAGATCTGGACCGGGAGGGACGCGATCGGTCCGCCGAGGCCGCTCTGCCAGTACTGGTTGCCGAAGGCGGTGAAGATGAGGGGCGCGGTCTCGCCGGCGACGCGCGCGATCGCGAGTATCATGCCGGTGAGGATGCCGCCGCGCGCGGTGCGGAGCACCACCGAGACGGTCGTCCGCCACATGGGAACACCGAGCGCGAGCGACGCTTCGCGGAGCGAGGTCGGCACGAGGCGAATCATCTCCTCCGTCGTCCGGGCGACGATCGGGAGCATGATGACGGCGAGCGCGATCCCTCCGGCGTACCCCGAGAAGCCCTTCATCGGTAGGACCACCAGCGTGTAGACGTAGATGCCGATCACGATCGAGGGGACGCCGTTCAGTACGTCGGCGCAGAAGCGGACGGTCGCGCCGAACGGCGTGCGGCGGTGCTCGGCGAGGTAGACCCCGGTGAGCACGCCGATCGGGAGGCCGAGCGCGGCGGCGAGCGCGACGAGGGTCAAGCTGCCGACGATCGCGTTGGCCATGCCGCCGCCCGTCTCCCCGACCGGCCTCGGCAGGTGCATGAAGAGCCCGAGGTCGAGCGCGCCCACGCCGCGTGCGAGAAGATCGCCGAGGATCAGGACGAGCGGGAGCAGCAAGGCCGTCGTGCAGGCGGCGGCGAGGGCCGAGGCGAGGCGATCTACGAAGCGGCGCGAACGGAGCGTCATGTCAGTGCCCCGAGCCGCCGCCGCCGTCACCCACGCGCCAGATCAGGAGACGCGCCAGCACGTTCACGAGCATGGTCACGACCAGGAGCACGAGGCCGATCTCGACCAGGACCTGGACGTACAGCTCGGAGGTCGCTTCGGCGAACTCGTTTGCGATGACGCTTGCCATCGTGCTCCCTGGAGCGAAGAAGGAGACGGCGATCTCTGGACGATTGCCGATCACCATCGTGACGGCCATGGTTTCTCCGAGCGCTCGTCCGAGTCCGAGCATGATCGCGCCGATCACGCCGGCGCGGCCGTACGGCAGGACGCCCATGCGGATCATCTCCCAGCGCGTGGCCCCGAGGGCGAGGGCCCCCTCGCGTTGCGCGACCGGCACCGTGCGGAATACCTCGACCGCAACCGACGTGATGTACGGCACGATCATCACGGCGAGCACCATCGAGGCGGTGAGCATGCCGACCCCGTAGCTCGGCCCCTGGAAGAAGGGCAGGAAGCCGAGGGTGTGGGTGAGCGCGGGGGCGACGGTGCTCCGCACCCATGGCACGAGGACGAAGATGCCCCACAGGCCGTAGACGACGCTCGGGATCGCGGCGAGGAGCTCCACCAGGAACGCGACGGGCGTCCGCAGCCACGACGGAGCCATTTCACTGAGGAAGATCGCCGTTCCGACGCCGAGCGGGACGGCCTGCAGCAGCGCGAGGAGCGACGAAGCGAGCGTCCCGTAGATGAAGGGGAGCGCTCCGTATTCGTTCGCGACCGGATCCCACGTCTGCTCCGACAGGAACCCCCATCCGAAGGTGCGTACCGCGTCCGCCGACTTCCAGACGAGGATCGCCACGATCGAGAGCAGGACGGCGACGAGCGACCACGCGCCTGCCGCGGTGAGCGCGCGGAACACGGTGTCGCCGACGTTTGCCCGGCCCCGCCTCGGCAGGAGCGGACCGACGTCCACCCGGATCGTCACGCCGGGCGCGGCGGCGCCACGCTCCAGAGCGGTCGGAGCGGAAACGGGCGCGGCGTGGAGCGTCATCGCGCGCGAGGACACGTCATTTCCCGGCGAGCGGTCTCCCGTCGGCCATCGTGATCCTGGCGAGCGCGGCGCGCGCCTTCGCGGCGACGGCGGGCGGCAGCGGCGCGTAGTTGAGCGGCGCGGCGGCGTTCTGGCCCTCGGTCAGCGCCCAGTCGAGGAAGGCGAGGAGCTTCGCTCCCTTCGCGGCATCGGCCTGCTTCTCGTAGACGAGGAGCCAGGTCATGCCGGCGATCGGGTAGGCTTCGGCACCCGAGGCGTCGGTGATCGACATGCGGAAGTCGTTCGGCATCTCGACCGCGGTATCGGCGGCTGCCGCCGTCACGGACGCGAGAGTGGGCGTGACGAGCTGGCCGGCCCGATTCTTCACCGCCGCGAAGGGGAGTTGGTTCGAGAGCGCGTAGACGAGTTCGACGTAGCCGAGCGAGAAGGGCGTCTGCTTGACGAGGCCGGTGACGCCTTCGTTGCCCTTGCCGCCGAGGCCGACCGGCCAGCGGACCGCCGTCCCGCGGCCCACCGTGTCGAGCCAGGCCCGGCTCACCTTGCTCAGGTAGTCCGTGAAGATGTAGGTCGTGCCGCTGCCGTCCGAGCGATGGACGACGACGATGTCCTGCGCCGGTAGCGCCGCGCCGGGGTTGGCCGCCGCGATCGCGCCGTCGTTCCACTTGACGATGCGGCCGAGGAAGACGTCGGCGACGATCTCGGGCGTCAGCTTGAGTTCCGGGAGTCCTTCGACGTTGTAGGTGAGCACGACGGCGCCCATCACCGTCGGGACATGCAGGACCGGGCCACCCTTGGCGGCGCGCAGCTGCTCGTCGCTCATCGGCCCGTCGGTCGCGCCGAAGTCGACGGTCTGCTCGCTGATCTGCTTGATCCCGCCGCCGCTGCCGATCGACTGGTAGTTGAAGCGTGAGGTCGGATCGATCGCGCCGTAGAGGCTGAACCACTTCGAGTACATCGGGTAGGGAAAGGTCGCCCCGGCGCCGTTCAGCTGGAGCTGCGCCTGGGCGGAGCCGGTGGCGAGCCAGAGCGCCGCGCTGGTGATCGCGAGAAGTCGAACCAGCGGCCGCATGATCCCTGCGTGGAATGGACGTGATGATGTCACGTGTTTCGCTCCCCTCGGTGTTGGACGGGCACCCCGCCGGGGTGAGCGCGTCGTTGCGCGATTCCTACAGGCGAGGGCATTCGCGGACGGTAACGGTCACGTTACAAGTCGGTTACGGAGGCGGCCGCAGCGGCGGGAAATGCGGACGAACCATGAAGGCGCGGTAGCGGGCGCTGTGCGAAGCCGATCTGCATCGCGCAGCAACAGGGAGAAATTCGTGCTGAGCGGTCGATCCTTCGTTGACGGTCTCGGCGGCGGGTTTCATGCTCGCTGCATGACTGGGATCGGTCGCGTGGGCGTCGGGGTGTCGTTGGTCGGGTTGGTGCTCGCGTGCGCGGGCAGTGCGCACGGGGTCACGGTTTCCGCGTGTCTCGCCGGGAAGCTCGGCGACGTGGGGCGGACGGCGGCGCG is part of the Deltaproteobacteria bacterium genome and harbors:
- a CDS encoding phosphate ABC transporter ATP-binding protein is translated as MNDVSPNKLEVAGLRAWFGTTQALHDIDLVLPEHRVTAIIGPSGCGKSTFIRCLNRMHETVPGARVAGRVLLDGEDIYGPGVDPVSVRGRVGMVFQRPNPFPTMSIFDNVAAGLRLNGIRRDRDELAGIVEQSLRQAALWDEVKDGLRASGVSISGGQQQRLCIARTLAVAPEVVLMDEPCSALDPIATTKIEALIHELREKYTIVIVTHSMQQAARVSDYTAFMYLGRLVEFGPTQKVFTTPARKETEDYITGRFG
- a CDS encoding electron transfer flavoprotein subunit alpha/FixB family protein, yielding MTRVVVCTWGTSGGAEELLTLARGVATTVDATLGWLLLGPAPHDLTEIASRQDVPVVDHIEDDKLQSFGGDVAVAAIADYARQHDFRLLLVPQTFDARVLAPRLAARIDAGVVMNGVGVSVDGGALTVTASAYGGDTRVVYALAGEGRFVVGVSTSALAAEPAPKPATAVTKHCVVDLSGVAERVQVVARSEAAGPRIEEADVIVAGGRGLGEKANYRLVHELADALGGMAAASRPIVDEGWAEPARQVGLTGKITRPTLYIAAGISGASQHMVGCAAAKTLVAINRDPDAAIFRYARYGIVGDCLEILPALTRAVKG
- the phoU gene encoding phosphate signaling complex protein PhoU, whose protein sequence is MAAHTDRQYEEELNDLRQRILSMGGLVEKQIAKAIEALVRRDRPLAEATIQKDAEVNALDGEIDDMCLRLLALRQPAGRDLRFITTALKITTDLERLGDRAVSISERAVELAAEPPLKPYIDIPRMADIALGMLRQSLDAFVREDPDMALAVCRSDDEVDKLNGQIFRELLSYMIEDPHTITRAMRILFVSKYLERIADHATNIAEMVVFMVKGQSIRHATVPPSV
- a CDS encoding OB-fold domain-containing protein; translation: MADRIPVADGLFAETKDGARLIGSRCASCGTPYFPKVDWCRHPECAASKIEDAGFGPDGTIWSCAIQDYPPPAPAKFDKPYKPYAMAVVDLADGLRVLGQIKTDDIRSVKPDMKVTLVVDALCHDDAGNEVVTWKFEVNHA
- a CDS encoding transporter — translated: MREVAVIGLGMHPWGKFGDKSVQQLCRVAVDAALKDAGVAWRDIEAVAAASSRFSGGRGWGLNGNDVIDDMGATGIPVYNLSAGCAAGGNAFNVGTMLVASGQHDMVLVVGGEKMPKGFIQTSGVEETTDPEYLRQVCIGVPGPTFWAFMCRRRMADHGTTEEQLAKIAVKARKLAVHNPNARFRKETSVEEVMGSALVSYPLRLFEICPVSDGAAAVVICSAEKARRLTTRPLWVAASAIATARFDDGIPRGLAGAVPKDGKAYHSEAAAAVRKAMEKAAIGPEGIDLIELQDNTVYYELSFPEEWGFCEPGEAEHLLESGATLPTGRLPINPSGGFISFGEATTAQGLFQICELGWQLRGEAGGRQVPDAKVGLAQTLGLGGNGSGTILKR
- the pstA gene encoding phosphate ABC transporter permease PstA, producing MTLRSRRFVDRLASALAAACTTALLLPLVLILGDLLARGVGALDLGLFMHLPRPVGETGGGMANAIVGSLTLVALAAALGLPIGVLTGVYLAEHRRTPFGATVRFCADVLNGVPSIVIGIYVYTLVVLPMKGFSGYAGGIALAVIMLPIVARTTEEMIRLVPTSLREASLALGVPMWRTTVSVVLRTARGGILTGMILAIARVAGETAPLIFTAFGNQYWQSGLGGPIASLPVQIYTYAISPFDDWHRQAWAGALVLMTLIGATSLSVRLLTRGKIAHGR
- a CDS encoding nitronate monooxygenase, which encodes MGRNPLHTKLCDMLGIDFPIIAFTHCKDVVAAVVNAGGFAVLGEAMHTPDGIASDIRWIRSRVGDKPFGIDLVLPASAPDASTLEQLLAKIPDEHKRYAAYIKEKYNVPDPKGQQALHQWGGLTHEIARKQLDVILDERVPVFVSGLGSPAFMLKAAHERGMKVFGLIGKARQAKREIEAGVDVIIAQGYDAAGHTGPIGTFSIVPEVVAIAGDTPVVAAGGVTTGRHLAASICLGAAGVWTGTLWLAARESDNDMIIKEKLVAATADDTVYSKSVSGFAMRVLKCPWTEEWAKPEAPRVLNSPYQMLLSSDYIQGANDHRRADLMFEAAGQGVSFIDSMKPAKQIVNDMVEEALSVFEEITGESAGA
- a CDS encoding heavy metal translocating P-type ATPase, with the protein product MSVDPEATPHRTELRGTPYYFCSAGCRAKFEADPARWLAPRPAAPPSAAEAAREYTCPMHPEVVQLGPGSCPICGMALEPKTFAFHAPEEANPELDDMRRRLVASAVLTAPLFLLAMSDLLPGMPLQHRVSWSVLAWLQLALATPVVAWGGAPFFARGWTSLRTGRLNMFTLIAIGTGAAYGYSLFATLFPHLVPSSGGHGTPLYFEAAAVITTLVLVGQVLELRARGQTAGAVRELLDLAPKQARRLAPDGSEHDVAFADIEVGDRLRVRPGERVPVDGIVLDGTSAVDESMVTGEPIPVAKGPRDKVTGGTVNGTGGFVMRAERVGQDTLLAHIVRMVSEAQRSHAPIQRLADVVSAWFVPAVGLVAAASFALWFLVGPEPRLAHALVAAVAVLIIACPCALGLATPMSIMVGVGRGAHAGVLIRNGEALETMERVDTLVVDKTGTLTEGKPRLVTVEGDAEMLRLAASLERASEHPLAAAIVAGAAERGVRPAGVVDFASLTGKGVTGLVDGRRVALGNRVLMDELRVDLGASAERITALQRDGQTVMLIAVEGALAGLLGVTDPIKASTPEALRLLAADGVRLVMLTGDSRATAAVVADRLGIRDLEAEVLPDQKRAIVERLMAEGRTVAMAGDGVNDAPALALAHVGIAMGTGTDVAMETAGVTLVRGDLRGIVRARRLSRGVMRNIRQNLFLAFVYNALGVPVAAGALYPVFGLVLSPMIAAAAMSLSSVSVIGNALRLRTLEL
- a CDS encoding electron transfer flavoprotein subunit beta/FixA family protein, with protein sequence MTLRIVVCAKEVLDPDAVNNYALEGRLVIGDDGKSLTQASIPRLMNAYDEQAIEAALRIREAGVACTVTVVSVGEAQDILKHAASLGIDEPVAIQADPAGLDHHGIAKLLAAFVRSRGGADLVLCGRQASDDDQGLVPALLAEYLGTPAVTIARSVEVTAAGEGFAVGVVRVTPDGDETVAVAAPAVVTISNELGQARYPTMAGRMAARKKKIGLVTPAELGIAAESLRPRVTLAKQFVPTVKSACEMIAGATPDTAAQALIARLRAENVLR
- the pstC gene encoding phosphate ABC transporter permease subunit PstC; this encodes MTLHAAPVSAPTALERGAAAPGVTIRVDVGPLLPRRGRANVGDTVFRALTAAGAWSLVAVLLSIVAILVWKSADAVRTFGWGFLSEQTWDPVANEYGALPFIYGTLASSLLALLQAVPLGVGTAIFLSEMAPSWLRTPVAFLVELLAAIPSVVYGLWGIFVLVPWVRSTVAPALTHTLGFLPFFQGPSYGVGMLTASMVLAVMIVPYITSVAVEVFRTVPVAQREGALALGATRWEMIRMGVLPYGRAGVIGAIMLGLGRALGETMAVTMVIGNRPEIAVSFFAPGSTMASVIANEFAEATSELYVQVLVEIGLVLLVVTMLVNVLARLLIWRVGDGGGGSGH